From the genome of Labrus bergylta chromosome 12, fLabBer1.1, whole genome shotgun sequence, one region includes:
- the l1cama gene encoding neural cell adhesion molecule L1.2 isoform X1, producing the protein MPHTQRQQVGSRVQCSPHLLPHLLLLLLSFAAQPGRAAIHIPPNYHISDLKRPPMITTQPESVTVFSVEDLVMRCEATGNPLPIFRWTKDGEEFDPGSDPELKMSELSGSSAFYTLSYTMDTLKQYQGKYVCYASNDLGTAVSHEAILNTDAPPSQQKEKKVNVKAEEGNSIVLKCNPPQSSMEPIIHWMDWGLHHIQLSERVVVGKDGNLYFAYLTTEDSRQDYTCNVQYLATRTILAKEPITLTVNPSNSVLRNRRPHMMRPTGSQSVYHALRGQTVELECIVQGLPTPKVSWLRKDGELSESRTVKDMHDRRLRFSNISESDGGEYQCMAENSQGKVTHTYIVTVEAAPYWTKEPVSQLYAPGETVRLDCQADGIPSPIISWTNNGNPLSATNKDSRLTLTNSGSLILKDVNFGDTAIYQCRASNKHGTIITNTNIYVIELPPQILTEDGNAYTFTEGQKALLECDTFGSPKPKVIWESSSTSSLLADPRINPLTNGGLEIMNVTHDDEGMYTCSVQNTNLSISVMLEVLNRTVIITPPQDLRLQPGKTAVFTCVSLVDTKLDPPLIQWRKNEQKLFQSHSDEKYTFDGPDLIIANVGPDDEAVYTCQVITKLDMAKASSTLTLCDRPDPPVLLQITDSKRRAVTLNWTPGDDNNSPVLEYLVEFEDQDLKDRGWEELKRVSGNKERASLPLWPYMSYRFRVIAINDVGQSDPSKPSEIHNTAAEAPDDNPEDVRSESTDPDTLVISWKEMDKRNFNGPDFKYRVLWRRVVGSGPTWNTNYTTASPFTVNDIGNFSAFDIKVQAVNGKGEGPEPDPVIGYSGEDVPLEAPMDVGVKLLNSTTITVAWAAVDRETVRGHLLGYKIYLNRIGSGGHHRGRRSHSLESTMVVETGANEEKRVISDLRPYSHYALVVTVFNSKGEGPPSETLPFKTPEGVPGSPTTFILDSQSETEITLHWTPPSQPNGVLIGYLLQYQQVVASDDSPMQVETIDDPKVTHLTLRGLDRHSHYRFYLRGRTSAGDGEPLMREGATTLDGGPPANISLSVGENSVNLSWVAKKRHRNVSFQIQYQKKNDGPVWKTSEKVNSSQSFYQLQGLTPGSHYRLRFIYSNTSFWEPTIDTTGTAVTEVQPSIATQGWFIGLVSAIVLLLLILLILCFIKRSKGGKYSVKDKEEGPMDSEARPMKDETFGEYRSLESDLEEKRTASQPSLGEESKLCSEDNLDFNGSSAITTELNMDESLASQFSRPSEGPEATHGMPDNSPLNPSAVSPATNGMPNSVTILD; encoded by the exons TGAAAAGGCCTCCAATGATAACCACACAGCCGGAGTCTGTCACGGTCTTTAGTGTTGAAGACCTCGTCATGCGCTGTGAAGCCACTGGCAACCCTTTGCCCAT TTTCCGATGGACAAAGGATGGAGAGGAGTTTGACCCAGGCAGTGACCCGGAGCTGAAGATGTCAGAGCTCTCTGGCTCATCCGCATTCTACACACTCAGTTACACTATGGACACTTTGAAGCAGTACCAAGGCAAATACGTCTGCTATGCATCCAATGACCTGGGGACCGCTGTCTCTCACGAGGCCATTCTGAACACTGATG CTCCCCCATcccaacagaaagaaaaaaaggtaaatgtgAAGGCTGAGGAGGGAAACAGTATTGTCCTGAAGTGTAACCCCCCGCAGAGCTCCATGGAGCCCATCATTCACTGGATGGACTGGG GGCTACACCATATCCAGCTTAGTGAGCGGGTGGTGGTGGGAAAGGATGGCAACTTGTACTTTGCCTATTTGACAACAGAAGACAGCAGGCAGGACTACACCTGCAATGTCCAGTACCTGGCAACGCGCACCATTCTGGCAAAGGAACCCATTACTCTCACTGTCAACCCCT CCAACTCTGTGCTGCGGAACAGGAGGCCGCACATGATGAGACCTACTGGAAGTCAAAGCGTTTACCATGCTCTCAGGGGCCAGACAGTGGAGCTTGAGTGCATCGTCCAAggcct accAACTCCAAAAGTGTCATGGCTGAGGAAGGACGGCGAGCTATCTGAATCCCGCACCGTAAAAGACATGCACGATCGCCGCCTTCGCTTCAGTAACATCTCTGAGAGTGATGGGGGCGAGTACCAGTGCATGGCTGAGAACTCCCAAGGGAAggtcacacacacttacattgTGACTGTGGAAG CGGCTCCCTACTGGACTAAGGAGCCTGTCAGTCAGCTGTATGCCCCAGGTGAGACTGTCAGATTAGACTGCCAGGCAGATGGCATCCCCTCTCCTATCATCAGCTGGACCAACAATGGGAACCCTCTCTCAG caaccAACAAGGACTCCCGACTTACCCTGACAAACAGTGGGTCTCTAATCCTAAAGGACGTCAACTTTGGAGACACTGCCATTTACCAGTGCCGGGCCTCCAACAAGCATGGGACCATCATCACTAACACAAACATCTATGTCATTG aGCTGCCGCCCCAGATCCTAACTGAGGATGGGAATGCATACACATTTACAGAAGGCCAGAAGGCTTTACTGGAGTGTGACACCTTTGGCTCTCCTAAACCTAAAGTCATTTG GGAGAGCAGCAGCACCTCCTCCCTTCTGGCAGATCCCAGAATTAACCCGCTCACTAATGGCGGGCTTGAGATCATGAATGTCACTCACGACGATGAGGGCATGTACACCTGCTCTGTACAAAACACCAACTTGTCCATCAGTGTCATGCTAGAAGTGCTCA ACAGGACAGTGATTATTACACCTCCACAGGATCTGAGATTGCAACCTGGAAAAACCGCAGTCTTCACCTGTGTTTCCCTTGTTGACACAAAACTGGACCCTCCACTAATTCAGTGGAGAAAGAATGAACAGAAGCTCTTTCAGTCCCACAGTGATGAAAA ATACACATTTGATGGACCAGACCTGATAATAGCAAATGTGGGACCAGATGATGAGGCTGTGTATACATGTCAGGTCATCACTAAACTGGACATGGCTAAAGCCAGCAGCACCCTCACTTTGTGTG ATCGTCCAGACCCGCCTGTCCTCCTCCAGATCACTGATTCAAAGCGGCGAGCAGTCACCCTCAACTGGACTCCTGGAGACGACAACAACAGTCCTGTGCTAG agtaTTTGGTTGAGTTTGAGGATCAGGATTTGAAGGACAGGGGCTGGGAAGAGCTCAAGAGAGTAAGTGGTAACAAGGAGCGTGCCAGCCTCCCTCTGTGGCCCTACATGTCCTACCGTTTCCGAGTCATTGCCATCAATGATGTGGGCCAGAGCGACCCAAGCAAGCCTTCAGAAATccacaacacagctgctgaaG CTCCAGACGATAACCCTGAAGACGTCAGGAGTGAGTCCACAGACCCAGACACTCTGGTCATCTCATGGAAG GAAATGGACAAACGTAACTTTAATGGACCTGACTTCAAGTATAGGGTATTGTGGAGGCGAGTGGTAGGCAGCGGGCCAACCTGGAACACCAACTATACAACTGCATCCCCTTTCACGGTCAATGATATTGGCAACTTTTCAGCCTTTGATATCAAAGTGCAGGCTGTAAATGGCAAAGGGGAGGGACCTGAACCTGACCCTGTCATTGGGTACTCAGGAGAGGATG TTCCACTGGAGGCTCCAATGGATGTGGGTGTTAAATTGCTGAACAGCACAACCATTACAGTGGCCTGGGCAGCAGTAGACAGAGAGACGGTCAGAGGACACCTTCTTGGATACAAG ATCTACTTGAACAGAATCGGTTCAGGGGGGCACCACCGAGGCCGGAGGTCCCATTCGCTAGAGAGCACCATGGTGGTGGAGACCGGAGCCAATGAGGAGAAGAGGGTAATCAGTGATCTCAGACCATACTCCCACTATGCTCTGGTTGTCACTGTATTTAACAGCAAGGGCGAGGGACCCCCCTCTGAGACGCTGCCCTTCAAGACTCCTGAAGGAG TTCCTGGTTCTCCAACAACCTTCATCCTGGACAGTCAATCAGAAACAGAAATTACCCTCCATTGGACGCCTCCTAGCCAGCCGAACGGCGTCCTCATTGGATATCTACTGCAGTACCAGCAGG TTGTAGCGAGTGATGACAGCCCCATGCAGGTAGAGACCATAGACGACCCCAAAGTGACCCATCTCACCCTGAGGGGCCTGGATCGCCACAGCCACTACCGCTTCTACCTTAGGGGGCGCACGTCTGCAGGGGACGGGGAGCCCCTAATGAGGGAGGGTGCCACGACGCTGGATGGAG GACCTCCTGCCAACATCAGCCTGTCTGTGGGGGAGAACTCAGTAAACCTCAGCTGGGTGGCCAAGAAAAGGCACAGGAATGTTAGCTTCCAGATccaataccaaaaaaaaaatg ATGGGCCTGTATGGAAGACGTCAGAGAAGGTGAACTCCTCACAATCTTTCTACCAGCTCCAGGGCCTCACTCCTGGCTCTCATTACCGTCTGCGCTTCATTTACAGCAACACCAGTTTCTGGGAACCTACGATTGACACAACAGGAACAG CGGTGACAGAGGTGCAGCCAAGCATTGCCACACAGGGTTGGTTCATTGGTCTTGTGAGCGCCatcgtgctgctgctgctgatacTGCTCATCCTCTGCTTCATCAAGAGGAGTAAAGGAGGGAAGTATTCAG TGAAAGATAAAGAAGAGGGGCCGATGGACTCGGAAGCCCGGCCCATGAAGGATGAGACTTTTGGAGAGTACAG ATCCCTGGAAAG TGACCTCGAGGAGAAGCGCACGGCAAGCCAGCCGTCCCTGGGTGAGGAGAGCAAGCTGTGCAGTGAAGACAACCTGGACTTCAATGGCAGCAGTGCCATCACCACGGAGCTCAACATGGACGAGTCACTGGCCAGCCAGTTCAGCCGGCCCAGTGAGGGTCCAGAGGCAACCCATGGCATGCCAGACAACTCCCCGCTCAACCCCTCTGCTGTATCCCCAGCCACCAACGGCATGCCCAACTCAGTCACCATCCTTGATTAA